A stretch of the bacterium genome encodes the following:
- a CDS encoding DUF4112 domain-containing protein has product MTTPRQEADLRRFRRLADLFDSAFRVPGTRWRFGLDALLGLVPVAGDVAGAAFALYGVWTARRIGAPAVVLAHMLVNVALDLLVGLVPVAGDVSDFFFQSHARNRRLLEAWLADPRRATRRSRGVVIGVPLGALVLLLAAVAAAVWAFVLFARWLAGVWT; this is encoded by the coding sequence GTGACCACTCCGCGGCAGGAAGCCGACCTCCGGCGCTTCCGGCGCCTGGCCGACTTGTTCGACAGTGCCTTCCGCGTGCCCGGGACGCGCTGGCGCTTCGGGCTCGACGCCTTGCTCGGCCTGGTGCCGGTGGCAGGTGACGTCGCCGGCGCCGCCTTCGCGCTCTACGGCGTGTGGACGGCGCGCAGGATCGGGGCGCCCGCGGTCGTCCTGGCGCACATGCTCGTCAACGTCGCCCTGGACCTGCTGGTGGGGTTGGTGCCGGTGGCCGGCGACGTGTCGGATTTCTTCTTCCAGTCGCATGCGCGCAATCGACGCCTGCTCGAGGCCTGGCTGGCCGACCCCCGGCGCGCCACCCGCCGATCGCGCGGCGTGGTGATCGGCGTCCCGCTCGGAGCACTGGTGCTGCTCCTGGCAGCGGTCGCCGCCGCGGTGTGGGCATTCGTGCTGTTCGCGCGCTGGCTGGCCGGGGTCTGGACGTAG
- a CDS encoding methyltransferase domain-containing protein, whose protein sequence is MGLSALKSRLPWWSKIASKLVLSRLPARYHLWQRLDLFKHGSMEDPAYAWDVFAHHWERSDFVGKGQPGFTCLEAGPGDTLSSCLLAHVHGAATCHLVDVGPFARADMAPYRQLEAWLSERGSPLPPAACDGDLDTMLRTVGGRYATQGLASLRAIPDGSVHFIWSQAVLEHVRLGEFLPFQKELRRILHPGGICSHTIDLKDHLGGALNNLRFREKTWEAPWMSESGFYTNRIRFGQMCRLFEEAGFAVEVVQRDTWPALPTPRARLAEPFRGLDEAELLVKGFQVLLRPAAGPGR, encoded by the coding sequence ATGGGTCTCTCCGCACTCAAGTCGCGCCTGCCCTGGTGGTCGAAGATCGCCAGCAAGCTGGTGTTGTCGCGCCTGCCCGCGCGCTATCACCTCTGGCAGCGGCTGGACCTGTTCAAGCACGGCAGCATGGAGGATCCCGCCTACGCCTGGGACGTGTTCGCGCACCACTGGGAGCGCAGCGATTTCGTCGGCAAGGGCCAGCCCGGCTTCACCTGCCTGGAGGCGGGGCCCGGCGACACGCTGTCGTCGTGCCTGCTGGCCCACGTGCACGGCGCGGCGACCTGCCACCTGGTCGATGTCGGCCCGTTCGCACGCGCGGACATGGCGCCCTACCGGCAGCTCGAGGCGTGGCTGTCGGAGCGCGGCTCGCCGTTGCCGCCGGCCGCCTGTGACGGCGACCTGGACACCATGCTCCGGACCGTGGGCGGCCGCTACGCCACGCAGGGACTGGCGTCGTTGCGCGCGATCCCCGACGGCAGCGTTCACTTCATCTGGTCGCAGGCGGTGCTCGAGCACGTGCGACTGGGCGAGTTCCTGCCGTTCCAGAAGGAACTGCGGCGCATCCTGCATCCCGGCGGCATCTGCTCGCACACCATCGACCTGAAGGATCACCTGGGCGGCGCCCTCAACAACCTCCGCTTCCGCGAGAAGACGTGGGAAGCGCCGTGGATGTCGGAGTCGGGGTTCTACACCAATCGCATCCGTTTCGGGCAGATGTGCCGCCTGTTCGAGGAGGCCGGGTTCGCGGTCGAGGTGGTGCAGCGGGATACGTGGCCGGCGTTGCCCACGCCGCGGGCGCGGCTGGCCGAACCGTTCCGCGGCCTCGACGAGGCCGAGTTGCTGGTCAAGGGGTTCCAGGTCCTGCTGAGGCCCGCCGCCGGGCCCGGCCGTTGA